Within Streptomyces sp. NBC_00704, the genomic segment ATAAACGGATGATGATTTATCACGTCGTACCGCTCGACGACTGGAGCGCCGACCCCGGCCGCCCCTACGCGCCGGCCTCCCTCGCGCGGGACGGGTTCGTGCACTGCTCGCCCGACGAGGAGACCACGCTCGCGGTCGTCGACGCCTTCTACCGCACGGCCCCCCGGCCGCTGCTGGCGCTCGTCCTCGACGAGGCGCGGCTCACCGCGCGGTGCGAGTGGGAGGCGGCCGCCCCGGCGCCGCCGCCCGGTGTCGGGCCCGAGACCCTGTTCCCGCACGTGTTCGGCCCGCTCGACCGGGACGCCGTCGTCCGGGTCCTGGAGGTCCGCTGGGACGACCACGGCCAGGCGGCCGGCCTGACCCCCCACCGGCTGATCCCCACCGGCTGATCCCCACCGGCTGGCCCCCGGCCGCCGGGCGGGCCGCAGCCCGTCCCGGACCGGTGATCCGGCGACCGGCGATCCGGCGACTGGCGACCGGTGATCCGGCGACTGGCGACTGGCGACCGGCGATCCGGCGGCCGACGGTGGCGTCGCACACGTGTGCGGTGCGGGCCGTCGGGGGTGGGGTCGGACGCCTGAGTGGTGCGGACCGTCAGAGGTCGAACTCGTGCGGCGGCAGGTCGAGGGCGAAGCACGCCTCGCGGACCACGGCCTGCTCCGTCTTGTCGAAGTCGCCGTCGGCGCCGCCGATCACGATGCCGATCTGCACGACGGCACGGGCCTCGGCGGGCTTCTTCTTGGCCTTGGCGATCTCCTGGAGCACGCTCACCTTGCCGAAGGCGAAGTCGGCGGCCAGCTTGTTCAGGTTGTCGTCGAAGCGGCGCTGGAGGTCCGTGGCGTCGAAGTTCTGGAGCACCTCGTTGGTGGCGATCAGCTGGGCCACCCGCTGGCGCTCGGCCGGGTCGACGGTGCCGTCCGCCGCCGCGACGAGGGCGCACATCGCCATGCTCGCGTCGCGGAACGCACCGCTCTTGAGGTCGTTCTTCTTCGCCACGAGCTGGGTCTGCATCGTGGACGCGGACTCCTTGAAGCGGTCCCACAGGGCCATGCGAACTCCATACGGTCGGTTCGGAACGGTATCCGCACCACAGGTGCGCAACATCTACAGCAACGTAGAAACTACCGGCCGACCGGATAAGTTCCGGTGGGGCGAACGGGCCTGGCCGAGCCCGCGCGGACGCGGCGGACGGGCTCGGCGGCGGCCGGTTCAGCTCAGGCAGAGCAGGCCGAGCAGACAGACCTGCGACGGGGAGGTCGCCGCCGGAGCGGTGTTCGTCGAGGACGGCGAGGTCCCCGAACCGGACGGGGAACCGGAGGTCGCACCGGACGCGGATCCGGACGTCGAGCCGGAGCCGGTGGCCGGCCCGGCGGCCGAGTTCGGCGTCGAGGCCGCGTCGGACCCGCCCGTGCCGCCGTTCGCGGCGGACCCGGCGGACCCGGACGACCCCGCCGGCGTCGAGGAGTGCCGCCCGGCCGAGCCGCCGGGGGCGGTGACCGCGCCGCCGTAGGAGGAGCCCGTGCCCCGGCCCTGGGCGGACCGGGTCGTCGTGCGGGTCCCGGACCCGGCCGCGGTGTCCGGGCGCGGGTCCGAGGGCGTGTACCGCTCGCCGCCCAGCTCGGTCGACGGCGACTGCGACGCGACGTCGGCGGGGGCGGGCCGGTGGGCGTCGGACCGGGTCACCGTGGGGCGGGTGTGGTCGGACGTGGGCACCTCGCCGCCCGAGGAGGAGGGCAGCTCCGGCGCGGCGGCCGCCTGCGTCCGGTCGCCGCCCTGGCGGTCCATCGCGGCGACGGTCAGCCCGCCGCCGACGAGGGCCACGGCGGTCGCGACGACGGCCCGGCGCTGGTGCTTCTTCCAGCGGGCCAGCTGCCGCCGCCGGGCGGCCCGTCCCCGCGGGGCGGCCGGCGCCGGCTCCACGGCGGGCACGGGCTCGGGCTCGGAGGACGCGCGCGACACGGAGGACACGGACGGCACGAAGGACACGGACGGCACGGAGGACGCGGGGGCGGGCCGGTCGGGCGACGGGCCGGACGGCCGGGCGCGGGGGTGGTCGCCGTGCGGGGCGGCGGGGGCCGGGCCGTGGGAGGGCTCCGCCCACGGCGCGGGTTCCGCGTACGTGGTCGTGTACGTCGGGTGCATCGGCTGGGCGATCCGCGCCGGGACGACGCGGTCGTGGGTCGTGACCGGAGCGATGTCCGGGGCGTAGGCCCCGCATCCGGGGCACACCAGGGCGCCGTTGAGATGCCGACGGCACGAGGAGCAGTAGTCCATTGCGGTCTTCCTGGGTTGACGTGCCGACACCCCGTGGGGGCCGCGACCTGGTCACGTTCGCACGTGGGATCGAACGGGCGTCACGCTAACGAGTCCTTCGCGGGACTGTGTGCAGTCTGTGTGAGGCTCCTGCGCGAATCCCTTGAGGGCCTTGGGGACGGTCCGACGCCCGTCCATGCATATGAACAGAAATCAAGTACACGACTCTTGACGCGTTCACACCATGCCTCTAGCTTCCGGGAGAAAGCGCTTTCCAGTTCGGCCGACCGCACTCGCCCCGTTCCTGGAGATGAACATGCAGCTGAGAACCGTCATGGCGTGCGTCAGTCTGGTGTCCGGCGCGCTCGTCGCGCTGACCGGCCCCACGGCCCAGGCCGCCACCGCCCGCTACGAGGCCGAGTCCTCCCCGGCGGTCTGCACCGGAACCATCGACTCCGACTGGACCGGCTACTCCGGCAGCGGATTCTGCAACGGCGCCAACTCGACCGGCGGCTACGCCCAGTTCACGGTGAACGCGGCCACGGCCGGCACGGCCACCCTGAGCGTCCGCTTCGCCAACGGGACCGCGGCCGCGCGCCCGGCCTCGCTGGTCGTCAACGGCACGGCCGTGCAGACGCCGTCCTTCGAGGCCACCGGCGCCTGGTCGACCTGGGTCACCAAGACCCTCACGGTCACCCTGAACGCCGGGAGCAACACGATCCGGCTCGCCCCGACGACCTCCGCCGGGCTGCCCAACGTCGACTACCTCGACGCGGTGACGCCCGACGGCGGCACCACCCCGCCCGCCGGCGGCGCGCTCTACGTCTCCCCGGCCGGGGTGGACGGCGCGGCCGGCACCCAGTCCGCGCCCACCACCCTGACCTCGGCGATCAGCCGTGTGTCCGCGGGCGGGACGATCTACCTGCGCGGCGGCACGTACTCCTACGCCTCCACGGTCACCGTCCCGCAGACCGCCAACGGCACGGCCGCCGCCCGTACCACGCTGTCCGCCTATCCGGGCGAGAAGCCGGTCCTCGACTTCTCGGCGCAGAGCGAGAGCGCGTCGAACCGGGGACTCCAGCTCTTCGGCTCGTACTGGCACGTCTCGGGCCTCACCGTGCAGCACGCCGGTGACAACGGGATCTACGTCGGCGGCAGCCACAACG encodes:
- a CDS encoding DUF952 domain-containing protein; the encoded protein is MIYHVVPLDDWSADPGRPYAPASLARDGFVHCSPDEETTLAVVDAFYRTAPRPLLALVLDEARLTARCEWEAAAPAPPPGVGPETLFPHVFGPLDRDAVVRVLEVRWDDHGQAAGLTPHRLIPTG
- a CDS encoding tellurite resistance TerB family protein: MALWDRFKESASTMQTQLVAKKNDLKSGAFRDASMAMCALVAAADGTVDPAERQRVAQLIATNEVLQNFDATDLQRRFDDNLNKLAADFAFGKVSVLQEIAKAKKKPAEARAVVQIGIVIGGADGDFDKTEQAVVREACFALDLPPHEFDL
- a CDS encoding SCO2400 family protein; translation: MDYCSSCRRHLNGALVCPGCGAYAPDIAPVTTHDRVVPARIAQPMHPTYTTTYAEPAPWAEPSHGPAPAAPHGDHPRARPSGPSPDRPAPASSVPSVSFVPSVSSVSRASSEPEPVPAVEPAPAAPRGRAARRRQLARWKKHQRRAVVATAVALVGGGLTVAAMDRQGGDRTQAAAAPELPSSSGGEVPTSDHTRPTVTRSDAHRPAPADVASQSPSTELGGERYTPSDPRPDTAAGSGTRTTTRSAQGRGTGSSYGGAVTAPGGSAGRHSSTPAGSSGSAGSAANGGTGGSDAASTPNSAAGPATGSGSTSGSASGATSGSPSGSGTSPSSTNTAPAATSPSQVCLLGLLCLS
- a CDS encoding carbohydrate-binding protein produces the protein MQLRTVMACVSLVSGALVALTGPTAQAATARYEAESSPAVCTGTIDSDWTGYSGSGFCNGANSTGGYAQFTVNAATAGTATLSVRFANGTAAARPASLVVNGTAVQTPSFEATGAWSTWVTKTLTVTLNAGSNTIRLAPTTSAGLPNVDYLDAVTPDGGTTPPAGGALYVSPAGVDGAAGTQSAPTTLTSAISRVSAGGTIYLRGGTYSYASTVTVPQTANGTAAARTTLSAYPGEKPVLDFSAQSESASNRGLQLFGSYWHVSGLTVQHAGDNGIYVGGSHNVIERTVTAYNRDTGLQLGRIASTTPSSQWPSDNLILSAESHDNADSDGEDADGFAAKLTTGAGNVFRYAVSHNNIDDGWDLYTKTDTGPIGPVTIEDSLSYGNGTLSDGTVNSNGDRNGFKLGGDDIAVNHVVRRSIAFHNGKHGFTYNSNPGSMAVSNNLSIDNAQRNYSWDKGTSVFRGNTSCRFGVSGSNDKTVGDADATNQFWTGANGSRCASYSGALGWSFASDGRLVVTLGGKQVTL